The following are encoded together in the Streptomyces tsukubensis genome:
- a CDS encoding ABC transporter permease — protein MTVTEVPPAPPAAEADPPADAPRRRGRLVPYWLLLPGILWLVFFFALPMIYQASTSVQTGSLEDGFKVSWHFATYWDAFSDYWPQFLRSIGYAAVATLLCLLLGYPLAYLIAFRAGRWRNAVLILVIAPFFTSFLIRTLAWKTILADSGPVVGALNTLHILDVTSTLGITSGDRVLATPLAVVCGLTYNFLPFMILPLYTSLERIDGRLLEAAGDLYARPATTFRRVTFPLSMPGVVSGTLLTFIPATGDYVNADLLGSTDTRMIGNVIQTQFLRVLDYPTAAALSFILMAAILVAVTVYLRKAGTEDLV, from the coding sequence GTGACCGTCACTGAGGTCCCACCCGCGCCTCCCGCCGCGGAGGCCGATCCACCCGCAGACGCGCCGCGCCGTCGGGGCCGCCTCGTCCCTTACTGGCTGTTGCTGCCAGGCATCCTCTGGCTGGTCTTCTTCTTCGCACTGCCGATGATCTATCAGGCGTCGACTTCGGTGCAGACCGGTTCCCTGGAGGACGGGTTCAAGGTCAGCTGGCACTTCGCGACGTACTGGGACGCGTTCAGCGACTACTGGCCGCAGTTCCTGCGTTCCATCGGCTACGCCGCCGTCGCCACGCTGCTGTGCCTGCTCCTCGGCTACCCACTGGCGTACCTCATCGCCTTCCGTGCGGGACGTTGGCGCAACGCCGTCCTCATCCTCGTCATCGCGCCGTTCTTCACCAGTTTCCTGATCAGGACGCTGGCCTGGAAGACGATCCTCGCCGACAGCGGTCCCGTCGTCGGCGCGCTCAACACCCTTCACATCCTCGACGTGACCAGCACCCTTGGCATCACGTCCGGCGACCGGGTCCTCGCCACTCCGCTCGCCGTCGTCTGCGGGCTCACGTACAACTTCCTGCCCTTCATGATCCTTCCGCTCTACACCTCCCTCGAACGCATCGACGGACGGCTCCTCGAAGCGGCAGGGGACCTCTACGCCAGACCCGCGACGACCTTCCGCAGGGTCACATTCCCGCTCTCCATGCCCGGCGTAGTCTCGGGTACCCTGCTGACCTTTATCCCGGCCACAGGTGACTACGTCAACGCCGATCTGCTCGGGTCGACCGACACCCGCATGATCGGCAACGTCATCCAGACACAGTTCCTACGCGTACTCGACTATCCGACCGCTGCGGCGTTGTCCTTCATCCTCATGGCGGCGATCCTCGTGGCCGTCACCGTCTACCTGCGCAAAGCCGGTACGGAGGACCTGGTCTGA
- a CDS encoding polyamine ABC transporter substrate-binding protein, whose translation MEEFDPDRLSLAHRMAIRDGARGPGSGGPRSRWRASTSRRSVLRAIAGGALTLGGSAALGACGIPPAANSGGTVSTQDHSAKEKRVAFSNWTEYIDASDDEKHRPSLDQFAQRTGIKVKYTEDINDNVEFFGKIKPQLAAGQDTGRDLICVTDWLAARLIRFGWVQKLDASHLPHAYTNLSQQFRNPDWDPGRAYSYPWAGISTLIAYNIKATGGEHITSVSQLLDKPQLKGRVGFLSEMRDSVGMTLLDMGKDPANFTDDDYDAAIARLQKAVDNKQIRRFTGNDYVSDLSKGDLAACLGWAGDLVQLQVDNPDVRFHIPDSGYMTSTDNLLIPNKARHKTNAERLIDYYYERPVAAELAAWISYVCPVAGVEEELAKINKRAARNPLIVPDAEMARKSHAFRALEAKEETAYEKKFAALTDG comes from the coding sequence ATGGAAGAGTTCGATCCCGACCGTCTGTCCCTGGCTCATCGGATGGCGATACGCGACGGTGCGCGTGGGCCCGGAAGCGGCGGCCCACGGTCGCGGTGGCGCGCCTCGACGAGCCGCCGCTCCGTGCTGCGCGCTATCGCAGGCGGGGCGCTCACCCTGGGGGGCTCGGCCGCCCTGGGCGCCTGTGGCATCCCGCCCGCGGCCAACAGCGGCGGTACCGTCTCCACGCAGGACCACTCGGCCAAGGAGAAGCGGGTCGCCTTCTCCAATTGGACCGAGTACATCGACGCCAGTGACGACGAGAAGCACCGACCCAGCCTCGACCAGTTCGCTCAACGAACCGGAATCAAGGTCAAGTACACCGAAGACATCAACGACAATGTCGAGTTCTTCGGCAAGATAAAACCCCAGCTGGCCGCAGGCCAGGACACCGGGCGAGACCTGATATGCGTCACCGACTGGCTCGCGGCCCGCCTCATCCGGTTCGGCTGGGTGCAGAAGCTCGACGCCTCTCATCTCCCGCACGCCTACACGAACCTGTCGCAGCAGTTCCGTAACCCCGACTGGGATCCGGGGCGCGCCTATTCCTACCCGTGGGCGGGTATCTCGACGCTCATCGCCTACAACATCAAGGCCACCGGCGGAGAGCACATCACCTCGGTCTCGCAGCTCCTCGACAAACCTCAACTCAAAGGCCGGGTGGGCTTTCTCTCCGAGATGCGCGACAGCGTCGGCATGACACTGCTGGACATGGGCAAGGACCCGGCCAACTTCACGGACGACGACTACGACGCCGCTATCGCCCGGCTCCAGAAGGCCGTCGACAACAAGCAGATTCGCCGTTTCACCGGCAACGACTACGTCTCCGACCTCAGCAAGGGGGACCTCGCCGCCTGCCTCGGCTGGGCCGGCGACCTCGTCCAACTCCAGGTCGACAATCCTGATGTCCGGTTCCACATTCCCGACAGCGGCTACATGACGTCGACCGACAACCTGCTGATCCCCAACAAGGCGCGGCACAAGACCAACGCGGAGCGCCTCATCGACTACTACTACGAACGACCGGTGGCAGCCGAACTGGCCGCCTGGATCAGCTACGTCTGTCCTGTCGCGGGAGTGGAGGAAGAGTTGGCCAAAATCAACAAAAGGGCGGCACGCAACCCTCTGATCGTTCCTGATGCGGAGATGGCGCGTAAATCGCACGCCTTCCGGGCCTTGGAGGCCAAGGAGGAGACGGCGTACGAGAAGAAGTTCGCCGCCCTCACGGACGGCTGA
- a CDS encoding ABC transporter permease yields MNPRTLLRAVRRNFVLLAGLLTLVYLILPNVVVMVFSFNKPNGRFNYEWQRFSTDAWADPCGVADMCGSLSLSLQIAGWATLGATLLGTMIAFALVRYRFRARPAVNSLIFLPMAMPEVVMGASLLTLFLNVGAPLGFWTILIAHIMFCLSFVVTAVKARVMSMDPRLEQAAQDLYAGPFQTFVRVTLPIAAPGIAAGALLAFALSFDDFIITNFNAGSTVTFPMYVWGSAQRGTPVQINVIGTAMFVIAVLLVVSGMLIGNRRGRRSA; encoded by the coding sequence ATGAACCCCAGAACTTTGCTGCGCGCCGTACGGCGCAATTTCGTCCTCCTCGCGGGGCTGCTCACACTCGTGTACCTGATCCTGCCGAACGTCGTAGTCATGGTGTTCTCGTTCAACAAACCGAACGGCCGCTTCAACTACGAGTGGCAGCGTTTCTCCACCGACGCCTGGGCGGATCCCTGCGGCGTCGCCGACATGTGCGGCTCCCTCTCGCTCAGCCTTCAGATCGCGGGCTGGGCGACGCTCGGCGCGACGCTCCTAGGGACAATGATCGCGTTCGCGCTGGTGCGCTACCGCTTCCGGGCCAGGCCCGCGGTCAACTCGCTGATCTTCCTACCCATGGCCATGCCCGAAGTCGTGATGGGCGCCTCGCTTCTCACGCTCTTCCTCAACGTCGGTGCCCCACTGGGCTTCTGGACGATCCTCATCGCCCACATCATGTTCTGTCTCAGCTTCGTGGTGACGGCTGTCAAGGCTCGGGTCATGTCGATGGACCCCCGCCTTGAGCAGGCCGCCCAGGACCTTTACGCAGGGCCCTTCCAGACCTTCGTACGCGTCACGCTGCCCATTGCCGCCCCGGGCATCGCCGCCGGCGCCCTGCTGGCATTCGCGCTGTCCTTCGACGACTTCATCATCACGAACTTCAACGCGGGTTCCACCGTGACCTTCCCGATGTACGTGTGGGGCTCGGCGCAGCGAGGCACCCCCGTCCAGATCAACGTCATCGGTACAGCCATGTTCGTCATCGCCGTCCTCCTGGTCGTATCCGGCATGCTCATCGGCAACCGGCGCGGTAGGCGGTCGGCCTGA
- a CDS encoding ABC transporter ATP-binding protein → MTIATPSNTSLTSDHAGDVRLSGITRNYGDFTAVHPLDLTVRHGAFFALLGPSGCGKTTTLRMIAGLETPTSGTVHLGDHDVTVLPPHKRPVNTVFQSYALFPHLDIYENVAFGLRRRGIKSVQKQVGEMLDLVQLGDFARRKPHQLSGGQQQRVAVARALVNHPKVLLLDEPLGALDLKLRRQMQLELKRIQTEVGITFVHVTHDQEEAMTMADTVAVMNAGHIEQLGSPADLYENPRTTFVANFLGTSNLIEARIDSRDGDVLVVVSGAATLRLPIDRCATSTARGGEVHVGVRPEKITLTHPDDAASIPEGRNRLTGRITATSFIGVSTQYLIDCPACPEFEVYAQNIERDARLVPGAEIVMHWNPVYTIGLSADQDIEAGEEEV, encoded by the coding sequence ATGACCATTGCGACGCCTTCGAACACCTCGCTCACCTCGGACCATGCCGGCGACGTCCGCCTCAGCGGAATTACCAGGAACTACGGTGACTTCACAGCCGTGCATCCGCTGGATCTCACGGTGCGACACGGCGCGTTCTTCGCCCTGCTCGGCCCGTCCGGCTGTGGGAAGACGACAACACTACGGATGATCGCCGGCTTGGAGACCCCCACTTCGGGCACTGTCCACCTCGGCGACCACGACGTCACGGTCCTGCCGCCCCACAAGCGGCCTGTCAACACCGTCTTCCAGAGCTACGCGCTCTTCCCGCACCTCGATATCTACGAGAACGTCGCCTTCGGGCTGCGCCGACGCGGCATCAAGTCGGTGCAGAAGCAGGTCGGGGAGATGCTCGACCTGGTCCAGCTCGGCGACTTCGCGCGCCGCAAGCCCCATCAGCTCTCCGGCGGCCAGCAGCAGCGTGTGGCGGTCGCCCGCGCGCTCGTCAACCACCCGAAAGTTCTGCTGCTGGACGAGCCGCTCGGCGCGCTCGACCTCAAGCTGAGGCGGCAGATGCAACTGGAACTCAAGCGCATCCAGACCGAGGTCGGCATCACATTCGTCCATGTCACCCACGACCAGGAGGAGGCCATGACCATGGCCGACACCGTCGCGGTCATGAACGCCGGGCACATCGAACAACTCGGCTCGCCCGCCGACCTCTACGAGAATCCGCGTACCACCTTCGTCGCCAACTTCCTCGGCACCTCGAACCTGATCGAGGCCCGCATCGACAGCCGCGACGGTGATGTCCTGGTCGTCGTCTCGGGCGCCGCGACGCTGCGACTTCCCATCGACCGCTGCGCGACATCCACGGCCAGGGGCGGTGAGGTCCACGTCGGCGTAAGGCCGGAGAAGATCACACTGACCCACCCCGACGACGCGGCATCCATACCCGAGGGGCGTAACCGTCTCACCGGACGCATCACCGCTACCAGCTTCATCGGGGTGTCGACGCAGTACCTGATCGACTGTCCCGCATGTCCGGAGTTCGAGGTGTACGCCCAGAACATCGAACGCGACGCGCGCCTGGTACCTGGAGCGGAGATCGTCATGCATTGGAACCCGGTGTACACCATCGGCCTCAGCGCGGACCAGGACATCGAAGCGGGCGAGGAGGAGGTGTGA